A genome region from Streptomyces pratensis includes the following:
- a CDS encoding DUF2637 domain-containing protein — protein MNTASAPKTVHISGWDRAAVVVLGGAGCALSYDALQQMAVAIHIRGFLTYLFPLVIDGFIAYGIRALLVLRNAPLRARLYVWTLFGTATAASIWANALHAVRINQDTVADTGLRLGDAVVAVLSTIAPLALAGAVHLYILIARGPVKGTDRQNVGQRGHLGQTDRGDDIEVTRTGRAGQQRSAAGQVKSGQPVTALTDRLPLSPTDEDTATRSATGDSTPATSGQSVTDHRNWSHGAPDLPGQADKGRTVADRPDSAAPVGDGQGSPAAVIAPPVTSPPVTDRAARPTDDRRPDPDTEELLKIARSAVRAEDKLTRKVVAQAIRGQQIPLSSDTLTALMAQLREQHRQPVTSSRP, from the coding sequence ATGAACACCGCAAGCGCGCCGAAGACGGTGCACATATCCGGGTGGGACCGCGCGGCTGTCGTGGTCCTCGGGGGCGCGGGATGCGCGCTCTCGTACGACGCCCTGCAGCAGATGGCCGTCGCCATCCATATCCGAGGCTTCCTTACCTACCTGTTCCCCCTGGTGATCGACGGGTTCATTGCCTACGGCATCCGAGCCCTCCTGGTCCTGCGCAACGCACCCCTGCGCGCCCGGCTCTACGTCTGGACGCTCTTCGGCACGGCCACCGCCGCCAGCATCTGGGCCAACGCACTCCACGCGGTGCGCATCAACCAGGACACGGTCGCCGACACCGGCCTCCGGCTCGGTGACGCGGTGGTCGCGGTGCTCTCCACCATCGCCCCGCTCGCACTGGCCGGAGCAGTCCACCTCTACATCCTCATTGCCCGGGGCCCGGTCAAGGGCACTGACCGGCAGAACGTCGGTCAGCGCGGTCACCTCGGTCAGACCGACCGGGGTGACGACATCGAGGTCACCCGGACCGGCCGAGCCGGTCAGCAGCGGTCAGCGGCCGGTCAGGTCAAGTCCGGTCAGCCGGTCACCGCTCTGACCGACCGGCTGCCGCTGTCCCCGACCGACGAGGACACCGCCACCCGGTCAGCGACCGGAGACTCGACCCCAGCCACCAGCGGCCAGTCGGTCACCGACCACCGCAACTGGAGCCACGGTGCCCCTGACCTGCCGGGACAGGCGGACAAGGGGCGGACGGTCGCTGACCGCCCCGACAGTGCGGCCCCGGTCGGTGATGGCCAGGGCAGCCCGGCGGCGGTCATTGCCCCGCCGGTCACCTCGCCGCCGGTCACTGACCGGGCCGCTCGGCCGACTGATGACCGGCGTCCTGACCCAGACACCGAGGAGCTGCTGAAGATCGCCCGGTCGGCGGTCAGGGCCGAGGACAAACTGACCCGCAAGGTGGTCGCCCAGGCGATCCGAGGTCAGCAGATCCCGCTGTCCAGCGACACCCTGACCGCGCTGATGGCCCAGCTGCGCGAGCAGCACCGCCAGCCGGTCACCTCCTCCCGGCCCTGA